The following proteins are encoded in a genomic region of Oncorhynchus keta strain PuntledgeMale-10-30-2019 chromosome 35, Oket_V2, whole genome shotgun sequence:
- the arl2 gene encoding ADP-ribosylation factor-like protein 2 encodes MGLLTILKKMKHKEREMRLLMLGLDNAGKTTILKKFNGEDVSTISPTLGFNIKTLEHKGFKLNIWDVGGQKSLRSYWRNYFESTDGLVWVVDSADRLRLEDCRQELSSLLMEERLSGATLLVFANKQDLPGSLNKETIREALGLDDIKTHHWCIIGCSAVTGENLLTGVDWLLDDIAARVFTAD; translated from the exons ATGGGTTTGCTGACAATACTGAAGAAAATGAAGCACAAGGAGCGAGAGATGCGACTCCTTATGTT AGGCTTAGACAACGCTGGTAAGACCACTATTCTGAAGAAGTTCAATGGGGAGGATGTGAGTACCATCTCTCCTACACTGGGGTTCAACATCAAAACCTTGGAACATAAAGG GTTCAAGTTAAACATCTGGGACGTGGGCGGTCAGAAATCCCTTCGTTCTTACTGGAGGAACTACTTTGAGAGCACCGATGGGTTGGTGTGGGTGGTGGACAGCGCAGACAGACTGAGACTGGAGGACTGCAGACAGGAACTTAGCTCTCTGCTGATGgaggag agGTTATCAGGAGCTACTCTCCTGGTGTTCGCCAACAAACAGGACCTTCCTGGATCCCTGAATAAAGAGACAATTCGAGAG gccctGGGTCTGGATGACATTAAGACCCACCACTGGTGTATCATCGGCTGCAGTGCTGTGACAGGAGAGAACCTACTGACCGGAGTAGACTGGCTACTGGATGACATCGCTGCACGCGTCTTCACTGCAGATTAA